From the genome of Populus alba chromosome 10, ASM523922v2, whole genome shotgun sequence, one region includes:
- the LOC118057332 gene encoding pyruvate dehydrogenase (acetyl-transferring) kinase, mitochondrial, protein MVVMAAKKACEIMSKSMFEEVQRWGCMKQTGVSLRYMMEFGSVPTERNLLIAAQFLRKELPIRIARRAIELETLPYGLSEKPAVLKVRDWYLDSFRDMRSFPEIKGTNDEKEFTQMIKAIKVRHNNVVPMMALGVQQLKKELGPKIVHGDLDEIHQFLDRFYMSRIGIRMLIGQHVELHNPNPPPHCVGYIHTKMSPVEVALNASDDARAICLREYGSAPAVNIYGDPNFTFPYVPSHLQLMVFELVKNSLRAVQERHMDSDKVSPPVRIIVADGIEDVTIKVSDEGGGIARSGLPKIFTYLYSTARNPLDEVSDLGTGEAVIMAGYGYGLPISRLYARYFGGDLQIISMEGYGTDAYLHLSRLGDSQEPLP, encoded by the exons ATGGTGGTGATGGCTGCCAAGAAAGCGTGTGAAATAATGTCAAAGAGCATGTTTGAGGAAGTGCAAAGATGGGGTTGCATGAAACAAACTGGGGTGAGTTTAAGGTACATGATGGAGTTTGGTTCAGTTCCTACTGAGAGGAATTTGTTGATCGCTGCTCAGTTTCTTCGTAAGGAATTGCCCATTAGGATTGCCAGGAGAGCTATTGAGCTGGAAACCCTTCCTTATGGCTTATCTGAGAAACCCGCTGTTTTAAAG GTTCGAGATTGGTATCTGGATTCTTTCCGTGATATGAGATCCTTTCCTGAGATCAAGGGTACAAATGATGAGAAGGAGTTTACACAAATGATTAAGGCAATTAAGGTCAGACATAACAACGTGGTTCCAATGATGGCTTTGGGAGTTCAACAGCTGAAGAAAGAGCTGGGTCCAAAGATTGTTCATGGGGATCTTGATGAGATCCATCAGTTTCTTGACCGCTTTTATATGTCAAGAATTGGAATTCGAATGCTTATTG GACAGCACGTGGAGTTGCACAATCCCAATCCCCCTCCTCACTGTGTGGGTTATATTCATACAAAGATGTCTCCAGTTGAGGTAGCACTAAATGCCAGTGATGATGCCCGTGCAATATGTTTACGAGAGTATGGTAGTGCACCTGCTGTTAATATCTACGGGGATCCTAATTTTACATTCCC GTATGTCCCATCACACTTGCAACTCATGGTAtttgagttggttaagaattcaTTGCGTGCTGTCCAAGAACGTCACATGGACTCGGACAAAGTTTCACCGCCTGTTAGAATAATAGTTGCTGATGGCATTGAGGATGTTACTATAAAG GTCTCAGATGAAGGTGGTGGCATAGCAAGAAGTGGCCTTCCTAAAATTTTCACATATCTCTACAGCACAGCCAGAAATCCTCTGGACGAGGTTTCTGATCTTGGAACTGGTGAGGCAGTAATAATGGCTGGATATGGTTATGGGCTTCCAATTAGTCGATTGTATGCTCGGTATTTTGGAGGTGATCTGCAAATTATCTCTATGGAAGGATATG GAACTGATGCATATCTTCATCTGTCTCGATTGGGAGATTCACAAGAACCCTTGCCATGA